In Telopea speciosissima isolate NSW1024214 ecotype Mountain lineage chromosome 10, Tspe_v1, whole genome shotgun sequence, the DNA window AAGAAAGCGGGAATGGGTATCTAATGAGTATTTTGGAATATATGAAAACCAAACCGTAAGAGGGGTTTATGAACCTAGGATAGTGTGTGAAAGGAAACTTAGTCCATAAACCTATGACCAAAACCGCTTAACTCTTTATTTAAACTTAGGAAAGGTCTCACCTATTCCCAGTTTTATTTTAGTGTCTAGGTTTACAGGTTACAAGTTACATTACATGGTTGATAAGCTGTATCCACACACATACACATGCACATGCACACAACTTTCAAGCACTCGCACATATACTAGCAACTCTACAAGGCACCATTTCTTGATCAGCAAGCCGCCTTCGTCTTCTGATCTCACGCAGAAGCACGACCACCACCATGTCTCTGTCTCTGGTGGGGCCCAGGGAAAAAGTAAGATTCCCTTTGATTGTTAAAAACCTCATCTACCTCTTTCTCTGGCAATCCGAAGGACAATTCCTTGGCTTCCTTCTCCAACTGTTGTATTACGTTTTCGTTCCCTGCAACCGGTATCCTCTCGTTATGTTCAGAGTTGATCTTAAAGACGACGACTTGGAGATTCTCATCATTCGATGCTACCACCACCACGGGGTGACCTGGCAGTGTAACAAACACCACACCAGGCGACATGTTTCCCCTAACTTTGTGATAATGGGGCCcactctccttctccctctgcCACTGCCCCTCTTGATGTTCGTGCGGACACGCCATCTCGAAAAACCCTTTACCTTGCACCACCACTGCTACCTTCACTGCCCTAGTGTTGAAATACGGTCCAGCCATTGCTCCCTACACCAACACCAGCTTTTAACTTAATTACCAGTTTTGGAAGAATAGAatcagagggaaaaaaaaaggtttttacTTACACGGGAGATGTTGACAAAGGAAACCCCGACATCGAGCTTCGGGAGATCCTTGAACTCGTGAGGCTTGACCTCGTGGAGCTTTCCGTAATTGTTGGAAATGGAGGGCTTTTTGTCGAACAGGTTAAAGGCTCCACTCGATTTGTTTCCTCCTCCAAAAAGCCACAGCCCACCTTCCGACGACGAAGCGTGTTTGGTCAATTCCCTTATCTGCTTCTCTGAAGCTCTCAAGAACACTCCCATCTTCGTTTGCCCAAACAACCTCTCCACCTTCTCCCGCAGCaccttttcttccaaaaaaaaaaaaaatttgtaagcAAGGCAATTACCAGTTATTTAGGTagcaatttggatcttctactgccgagctgcccggcaggaccgtgctgtccagacacggtgctgcgcATAATGTCtgccttatccctgcccaaatgccttgctcgagtgggggtaaggcggtcattgcgcacagcaccatgtctgggcagcacggtcctaccgggcaaTTCGGCAACAAAGGATCTGGATCGCTTAGGTAGAgggaaaaggattctgtccagccgtggtgggagctggaggaaTCCATATCCTTTATGGCACAGCTACTCGTCTTGCCTGTGCTATACAGATACAGGGCTgcatgcaaagaccgccttactcccacttgggcaggggtaaggcggtctttgcacgtTGCCTTGTGTCCACACAACGCAGGCAAGACGAGCAATTGCGCCGTAGAATATCTAAATCTAGAGTTGGAGTGTCCAATCCTGCTAAACGACAGTAAAAACAGAGGTGGGGGTAGTCATTTcccaggtgggtcccacctaggCCCCACTAGGACCGTCCAGTTCTCGTCATGGCTGGACGGGAGCCAGCTCCTAGATAGAGTTGTGGACTTCAGCTCTGATATCACTTCTTAGAATTTAGATAACACTCAGGATTGAGCTCATCTACAACTTGGGTTTGAGAGGCCATCATGCTAAGCTCAACTCCTAGGCGGCCATGTGAATTTCATGTTGATTCAATGcaataattttgaattttgaaatgaacTGATTTATCAATCATTGGATTAGCATCAAATCCACATGGTGGCCTAGGAGTCTCAACCCCAGGCCAAAGACGTGCTCAATCCTtaaaactcatccttaaaagctattCTAAAATTGGTGGTCGTTGCATACACTGAAAGCAGCAGTGAGAATCTCAATGTTGAATGCCCTGAAAAACGATTCAGGGTTTCCTTCGCCTCCTGGGCCGAAAAATGTCTacaaaacaaacacaagaaATTACAAACTACTATTAGACAAAATACACAAAATAAACTTGATAACCTTATTTTAAATGATGAACAGAGTCACAGTACAACCTCGAAGTGACCTGGAACAGAGAAGGCATGGACGAAATCTATGATTTGGAGCTTTTCATGATTGTCTTTGTTGACCAAGTAGACAATAGTACCAGCAGGGATCCTTAAGATATCTCCACGTTTAATGTTGAACGTCTCTCTATTATCATGTTTCACAAGGCTGATCGTCCCATATCCTACCCATTATAAATTTTGTTAGGGCAAGGACCAATCAAAATatgaataaaaacaaaaacagagcaaaacAATatagagatttaacgtggttcacacacaaAGAAGGTGTGATATGCTATGTCCACGGGCGAAGACAAAattgtttcactatgtaaatcaaagaaaattacaataaaaaatcCTTAAGAATACCCAAAACAATGCTGTTGTTCTCtccttgaaaccctaaaacaaaaaccccaaatctcattctctttacaataaagcaggtaaagaatataaatactcctccatcggatcgGGTCGAACCGTGCATTCCCAGAGATCAATGATGGACTCCGGACCCTCcactaccatcacagatctcataaaaaattcaattcggatcgccaccaaaaatgtgaGAGTGGGTCATTTTTCCAAAtgggtccaagaattcgagacatacataacaaatgatcaaaatccatttttttcttattaatgAAACTAAACAAAGATTGGATTAAACGTACCTCTAGTAACGAAAGAGACACTCTCAGCATCCCAATGGTTAGGCACCGAGAAGGTTCTAGGGTTTGCCTCGTAGATTGATACCCTAAAATTATCAATCCCTCGTAAGAGCTTCGATTTCTTGGTAAACCTTTCTAGAACCCTAACTCtgccttcttcttcatcaatggTAGTCTTCCAGCTTTCCTCATCAAACAAGTAAGGGTTATACTcgtattgttcttcttcttcttcttcttcttcatcttctcgtTCGCGTTGTCGCCATTGTTTCTCCTTGTGGTACTCTTCACACCTTTGCTCACAttctctctgttctctctcGTCGAAACGCTCTTGATGCCTGCattgatgctggcatgtctgAAGCTCTGGATCTTCTCTTTCCAAGGCTAGAATCAAATTTGCAGAAAAAAGGGAGCATAAACAAAGAAGTATAAAAAACTTTGCTTTGAAAAAGAACGCCATTTTGAGCTGTACATGCAGAGAATGAAGCAAAACCAAGCTTGTTTTTATAGTGGAAGATCGATAAAGATATATATGAATTGAACAGATGGGCTTCTTGGTACATATATATCAAAACCATGCATGTCGACGTGTGTACCATTGACGTTGTGACTCTTGAAAGGATATGTACTGCTGTATCGGACAAAAAAAGTTCCATTTTTGGGAtctggatccagatcttctacggtgcggGTTGCCTGTCCTGCCGTGCTGCGTAGAGACAAGGTGGCACGCATTAACCGCTTTACTGTCCGAGTGGAGGTAAGTCTGTCATTGTGCGGCCCTGTGTCTACGCAGTATAGGCAGGACAGGCagcgcaccgtagaagatctgtgttgtgGGATCTGGCTCTCTTGCAGCGGGAGCTAGAGgatccaacccagcaaaaacGTAGGGTGTTTTCGTCATTTCATagggacccacctatgaaatgacccaaacaccccttaATTTGTTGGGctagatcctccagctcccgccacgactGGAGGAGAGCCGAACACCCAAAAAATGGCAATTCGACTCGATCCAATcatggtgggagctggaggatccagcctagCAAAAACAGGGGGATTTTATCATTTCACTTGgagaaaataatcctctccaattccctaaaagtgtgcaCTACGACAGTGCTAAGTGGAGATGTCGAGTGCAGGGAATGTTCATgtacgtgaacaactcacaaTCGTTCAAATGTACTCCACGCTATAGGAATGTTTCTTCTGAATGATTGTGAGTCGTTCAGGTACGTAAACATTCATTTCCCttggagatgtcaacacctgGCAGCTCAGACATTCAATGatccgagctcattgacttcGATTGAACTTGAACGATTGAATATCCAAGCTGTCAGGTGTCGACTTCTCCATCTAACACTGTCACTGCACACTTTTAAGAATTACAGGAGTAAAATCCTTTCATAGGGAGCCGCCAAACACCCCTGGTTTTGTTGGGTTGGATCTTCCGGCTCTCGTCACGATGCCAGGTCCTTTGTTTTGGTAGTGTACTTGTACGCGTCGCCGCTTCTCGACACAAGATCACGTGGTACGGACAGTAATCCACCAGACAACAAAAAAATGCCAGCCTGTAATTACTATATTAGCCAGATGTCAGCAATAGAACATGTATGCTGAGGAAACCCTACCCCAGAGAGGATCCACAATTCGACGGTTATCGTTGTGATCATAGCCAGGTGGTCTTAGTATGTCCGTACTACTTGCTTATCCACGCCACGTGACGGCAAATAAGGTGATGTGTCCTTGTAATTTAAACACGTGGATTATGACACTCGTCGGCCGGGATGTTATTCACGTTAGATGAGGAATGGTAGCGCACGTGGATTCTGTTCGtcattataaatagaagaataCCTTCACTTGTTCCATTCACCCAACGAAGCCCTTTGTGAAAATGGTAATCAACACGAAGTTatgtttccttctctttctcctttcgtTCTTCTTTCTGTCTACTACCTTGTCTCTGGCTGAAGGTGAACTTGACAAGGAAGATCAAGATCAAGATAACCGACGAGATCTACAAAGACAATACCAAGAATGCCAGCAGCGTTGCCAACGACAGGATCCACGTCAGCAGCACCAGTGCCAGAGAAGATGCCAAGAGCAGAGCGAACGTGGCCGAGGTGGTGATTTGTTGAACAGTCACAGACGAGACCCTCGCGGgtatgaggaggaggaagaagaagaggagcaaAGAGACAACCCTTATTACTTTGACGAACGAAGCTTTACTACAAAGTTTAGGACCGAAGAAGGCCATGTCTCGCTTCTAGAAAGCTTTTCTCGTAGGTCTGAGCTTCTACGTGCACTTGAAAACTATTGCTTGGAACTCGTTGAGGCCAACCCTAATGCTTTCGTGCTCCCCAAACATTTGGATGCAGAAGCCATTTTCTTGGTTGTACAAGGTAATTGGATTTCTTAGGtttttatttattctattttattggTAATTGATGAAAGTTTTAAATTTGGATCACAGGGAGAGGAGTAATCAACATGGTGCGACACCATAACAAGGAATCCTACACCGTCAATTATGGAGACGTAATCAGAGTCCCTGCTGGAACTACCTTCTACTTGGTCAACCGAGACAACAACGAAAGGCTTCGCATCGCCAAGTTCTTGTTTACCGAATCCACTCCGGGCCATTTCAGAGAATATTTTCCCGCTGGAGCCCAAAACCCAGAGTCATACCTCAGAACCTTCAGCAAGGAGATTCTCCAGGCTGCACTCAACGTAATCATATTTCATAGATTCCCTCTTTTTCACTTCCTTAATTTTCAGTTTCTTCCCAACCCAAAAAGCCTGCAATCGATTCGATTTgattagattttttaaaaactccaGTTCAACCCTGAGTCTCTTTAGTTTGATCGTTTTTTAAAACCCAGTCCAATCTTAGTCTCTTTAGTTGAGCGGTTTGAGTCAATCTTTTTAACACCTCGGTCCAACCCCAAGTTCCTTTAGGTGGGTTCAAGCGTGAGCTTagccctaattttttttctttttgggtaaaaaaaagttttattttgaaaactgtGAAAATTCATGATTGAGGATGATTAGTCATAGATCGAAAATGGATCATACCATCATACACAAGTCAAAGTCATAGATCGAAAATGGATCACACCATCATACACGTTATCGATAGCGTCTTTCTTTCTAAGGAGTACGTTTTCGAAAACATCTTCCTTGTTAAGAAATCAGCACAATTGTTATTCTTCCTGACTTAATGCTTGAAAAATTCAATTCCGATTCGCTTTTAGAGTTGGGTTAGGCTGATTTTGATTGATCATGACCACAGGAAGGGAGAAGTAAAAGAAGATAtatagaatttgaaataaaagaaatagaatttgaaataaaagaagaaagaaaaagaagatatattgaatttaaaataaaaaaaaacaaaacgatagggttgggttggattggaTCGGATCAGGTTCAACCCAAGGTCTCAATTTTGGTCTGGCCAATCTTAACTTAGATCTAAAAACTTCTAATCTCGACACACCCTCAGGGTAGAGTCCTTATCGTCCCAGTACTGGagtgctgtgcgcatcgtgcagCGCAGCACCGCCTCCAGTACATAATGCGCTGCACGCCTCCAGTACATAATTTTTGATAGAATATCTCAGATCAAGTCTTGTTTAAAAAGCGCAAGTTCGGACCAACAGAGTCAAACTTGCATCTCTACatgcaataattttttttatttataattttaataaCTGTAGCATTCCAACTAAAATGGGTTTTGTTATATGGACGGACAGACGCGAACGGAGAGGATCCATAAGGTGCTCGGACAGCAAAGGGAGGGAGTGATAATCAGGGCGACACATGACCAAATCAAGGAATTAACCCGACACGCTTCAGGTTCAGAGTCGCGACACTGGCCGATTGGGAGAGGCAGTGGCCATGAATCAAGGGGACCTTACAACCTGTTCAACAGAAAGTCCCATATCTCATACTCAAACAACTATGGCCAATCCTACGAGGTCAGACCCGAGGACTACAGGGAGCTCCAAAACATGGACGTATCGGTGTGTATTACCAACATCAGCCAAGGATCCATGATGGGTCCCTTCTTCAACACCAAGTCCACCAAAGTAGTGGTGGTGGACAGTGGAGAGGGATACGTGGAGATGGCCTGCCCACACCTATCAAGAAGACGAGGAGGACGAGGAGGAAGGCatgaagaggaagaggatgTACACTATCAACTGATCAGGTCACGTTTATCGCCGAGATCAACCATCGTAGTCCCAGCAGGTCATCCCGTGGTTTTCGTCGCTTTCGGAAATGAGAATCTACAGCTTTTTGCATTTGGAATCAATGCCCAGGACAACCATGAGAACTTCCTTGCAGGTAGGTTGTTCATTTGTTGTGAGTTTAGTCTCACATCAGTTATTATTAATTAAAGCGATCACGTGTCTGCAGTACTATATACTGCAGATACGTCCGCGTATAATTCTCTTTCAGTCATAgcgggagttggaggatccagcGTCCATCCACCTTTGTTTTTACTGTCAATTAATGGGGTTGGACCCTGTAGCTCCCGCTATGATTAGAGAAAATCTATTTCCGATACGTCCATTTACAAGTTCGAATTTATGGAATGGAAACTTACATTAAAGTTTTGATTACTTTAACTAAATTTATAAATTTGTTATGGAAATtgaagggaaagagaggaaCGTGCTGCAGCAGATAGAGAGCCAGGCGTTGGAGCTAGCGTTTGCAGCTCCAAGGAAGGAGGTAGAACAGTTACTTAACAGCCAAGATGAATCAGTCTTCTTTCCTGGGCCAAGGCAGCAACAACATCAATCGAAGGACTCGACCACGAAACAAGCTCTTCCCTCCATTCTGGACTTTGTTGGGTTctaaaaagtaataaaaaagtgagtgtgtgtgtgtgtgatgtaACTAGTAGTAGGTTAATAGGTAATAGCTAGCTAGGTATATGAGAGTGGCAGAGGTTACTTCcctaataagaaagaaaggaagttaAAGTAACCTGGCAATCCTGCGTGTATGTAAATAAAGAGGTTTTATGAAATAAACTAACCTAGTTTATGGCTTAATTTGTTACATTGGAAACCCAATATTTAACTGCTTGGAGACTGCTGGTAGCTTGACCccaattaaaataaattcataaattcAGAAAAGCAACAAAGGGATCAAAAGAAATTGCAAAGGAAAAGATTGTAGTTTAAGCTCACTTGGACTCTGGATTTTCTAGTTTTATTCCAGCATGATTTCCCCTCCAATTTGTCCAAAATCTCTTTTACAAAATCCTAATTGTTCTCCTATTTATAGAGAGTTTCAACTATTTATAGAGAGTAGAGTTTCAACagttaaaaaagaaaactagtCATTATGCCTTCGAACGGATTAATTAAAATGAACACCTCTTCAACTTCCACCTGTTGATGGTCCGGTCTGGTTCGGTTGGCCATTATATCGATTGTTTAGAATAAGGTATTTTCGGTAACCAGTGTTTTCAGTATCGATCGATCGTTCATCTTAGTATCCGATCGGACACTCAATCAACCCCCATAGCCAATTTTAGCTTTATATCATTTTTAGCTCAAACCACTAGGGACTTATTTTTCCCGTTAGAGCTCATATCATTccaattgaatcaaaataagaTCTATTAGAGGAGGTTACCAGAGGGTTAAGTCAAAACAAATATGAATATCACCTATTAGGTCCATTTTGACTTGGTCAATCTATACTATAAACCACCAATCTTAGGTAATCCAGTTTAAGTCTTTTAGGTGATTAGTGagcctgagcatacatgatcaTTACATCTTAGGATCATTTAGATAAATACAAGATGAAAACCAAAACCTAGGAATACATTCAAGCAAACAAAAGAATCTTCCAATCTTGGCTCGAGTTGCTTGAATCCTCAAG includes these proteins:
- the LOC122643758 gene encoding vicilin Cor a 11.0101-like, with the protein product MRATLSLRSTAGQATRTVEDLDPDPKNGTFFVRYSSTYPFKSHNVNALEREDPELQTCQHQCRHQERFDEREQRECEQRCEEYHKEKQWRQREREDEEEEEEEEQYEYNPYLFDEESWKTTIDEEEGRVRVLERFTKKSKLLRGIDNFRVSIYEANPRTFSVPNHWDAESVSFVTRGYGTISLVKHDNRETFNIKRGDILRIPAGTIVYLVNKDNHEKLQIIDFVHAFSVPGHFETFFGPGGEGNPESFFRAFNIEILTAAFSVCREKVERLFGQTKMGVFLRASEKQIRELTKHASSSEGGLWLFGGGNKSSGAFNLFDKKPSISNNYGKLHEVKPHEFKDLPKLDVGVSFVNISRGAMAGPYFNTRAVKVAVVVQGKGFFEMACPHEHQEGQWQREKESGPHYHKVRGNMSPGVVFVTLPGHPVVVVASNDENLQVVVFKINSEHNERIPVAGNENVIQQLEKEAKELSFGLPEKEVDEVFNNQRESYFFPGPHQRQRHGGGRASA
- the LOC122643759 gene encoding vicilin-like antimicrobial peptides 2-1: MVINTKLCFLLFLLSFFFLSTTLSLAEGELDKEDQDQDNRRDLQRQYQECQQRCQRQDPRQQHQCQRRCQEQSERGRGGDLLNSHRRDPRGYEEEEEEEEQRDNPYYFDERSFTTKFRTEEGHVSLLESFSRRSELLRALENYCLELVEANPNAFVLPKHLDAEAIFLVVQGRGVINMVRHHNKESYTVNYGDVIRVPAGTTFYLVNRDNNERLRIAKFLFTESTPGHFREYFPAGAQNPESYLRTFSKEILQAALNTRTERIHKVLGQQREGVIIRATHDQIKELTRHASGSESRHWPIGRGSGHESRGPYNLFNRKSHISYSNNYGQSYEVRPEDYRELQNMDVSVCITNISQGSMMGPFFNTKSTKVVVVDSGEGYVEMACPHLSRRRGGRGGRHEEEEDVHYQLIRSRLSPRSTIVVPAGHPVVFVAFGNENLQLFAFGINAQDNHENFLAGKERNVLQQIESQALELAFAAPRKEVEQLLNSQDESVFFPGPRQQQHQSKDSTTKQALPSILDFVGF